The following coding sequences lie in one Streptomyces xiamenensis genomic window:
- a CDS encoding ABC transporter substrate-binding protein: MVGSTSPPTSVDPGAATDAAAWYLMSNLYQSLLTFVPGKEEPEPDAAESCGFTDTELTVYRCTLREGLTFSNGREITPDDVKFSYDRILAMGERASREADDPNIPEDEKFNYSGPITLLSSLEAVRVDGQDIVFELSHTDATFPFIVAGTTGAIVDREKYEELEVRTDNKVDGSGPYLLKSFTPDVSAELVPNPNYDGPYEVSDFPITVRYFVQDEDGTSAEDLLAESWDRGEIDVADGKLPPEVVAEINSASPEYRVYESTGGSIRVMTLATDIEGSVMSDETVRQVAAAVLDRQAIARQVQRNTVEPLYSLIPVGFTGHGTPYHDLYGDAPDPAELTQKLESAGYELPIPFTLAYSRGAANHEEAELIQQQLEADGLFDVEIEYYDWQEFIPMKNAGEFEAYLIGWRPDYPDPATFTDSLLGPGDSMRTGYVNSEIYGLIEETQAESDRGRTDDSFREIHELAADAATIVPIWQEKRLVLAGPDITGLQHLQGSSGVWRLWELSRL; encoded by the coding sequence CGCGGCCGAGAGCTGCGGCTTCACCGACACCGAGCTCACCGTCTACCGCTGCACTCTGCGGGAGGGCCTCACCTTCAGCAACGGGCGGGAGATCACCCCCGACGACGTGAAGTTCTCCTACGACCGGATCCTCGCCATGGGCGAGCGGGCCAGCCGCGAGGCGGACGACCCGAACATCCCGGAGGACGAGAAGTTCAACTACTCCGGGCCGATCACCCTGCTCAGCTCGCTGGAGGCGGTCCGGGTCGACGGCCAGGACATCGTCTTCGAGCTCTCCCACACCGACGCCACCTTCCCGTTCATCGTGGCCGGTACGACGGGCGCCATCGTCGACCGGGAGAAGTACGAGGAGCTGGAGGTCCGTACCGACAACAAGGTCGACGGCTCCGGCCCGTACCTGCTGAAGTCGTTCACCCCGGACGTGAGCGCCGAACTGGTGCCCAACCCGAACTACGACGGCCCGTACGAGGTCTCCGACTTCCCCATCACCGTCCGCTACTTCGTGCAGGACGAGGACGGCACCTCCGCCGAGGACCTGCTGGCGGAGTCGTGGGACCGGGGCGAGATCGACGTCGCGGACGGCAAGCTGCCGCCCGAGGTGGTCGCCGAGATCAACTCGGCCTCGCCCGAGTACCGGGTGTACGAGTCGACCGGTGGCTCGATCCGCGTGATGACGCTGGCCACCGACATCGAGGGTTCGGTGATGTCGGACGAGACCGTGCGCCAGGTGGCCGCGGCCGTCCTGGACCGGCAGGCGATCGCCCGCCAGGTGCAGCGCAACACGGTGGAGCCGCTGTATTCCCTCATACCCGTGGGCTTCACCGGCCACGGCACCCCGTACCACGACCTGTACGGTGACGCGCCCGACCCGGCGGAGCTGACCCAGAAGCTGGAGTCGGCCGGCTACGAGCTGCCGATCCCGTTCACCCTCGCCTACTCCCGTGGTGCCGCCAACCACGAGGAGGCCGAACTCATCCAGCAGCAGCTGGAGGCCGACGGCCTGTTCGACGTGGAGATCGAGTACTACGACTGGCAGGAATTCATCCCGATGAAGAACGCCGGGGAGTTCGAGGCGTACCTCATCGGCTGGCGCCCGGACTACCCGGACCCCGCCACCTTCACCGACTCGCTGCTCGGCCCCGGTGACAGCATGCGCACCGGTTACGTGAACAGCGAGATCTACGGTCTGATCGAGGAGACCCAGGCGGAGTCCGACCGGGGCCGTACGGACGACAGCTTCCGCGAGATCCACGAACTGGCCGCCGACGCCGCCACCATCGTGCCGATCTGGCAGGAGAAGCGGCTGGTGCTGGCCGGACCCGACATCACGGGCCTCCAGCATCTCCAGGGCAGCTCCGGCGTCTGGCGCCTGTGGGAACTGAGCCGCCTGTAA
- a CDS encoding DHA2 family efflux MFS transporter permease subunit: MRTAEVGVPAISPGDGPAAPLPPRSPVPRLGALATVVIIGSVMIVLDTTVVAIAYPTLAREFGAAITTVQWVSSGYTLALAAVIPTAGWAMGRFGSRRVYLTAIAAFTVGSALAGLAWNMESLIAFRVLQGLAGGLVSPVGMAVMLQAAARRGSDNGKVMSLLGIPILIGPLTGPVLGGLLIDSVSWRWMFLINVPVGALAVLLAVRLLPRDAPRSGQRLDLPGLLMLSPGLGAFIYGLTRGAEGESGMTSAHSLVPTAAGLVLITAFAVRALRTSSPLVRLRLLGERRLAVGVATVFLFATGYFGSMVLAPIYFQSVREASVLTAGLMGAPLALASGTVMQFATRLTDRVAPRSIVVPGVLLGAAGFAGFALQAQADTPYWRLMIALIVIGAGGGMTLMPSIAAATRGLSPDQAPAASTLIAIFSQIAASVGAAAVSLLMARRLTEPFTRADPETMTQAVRHAYLWPVAAVLLALIPALLSSRRPPERTG, from the coding sequence ATGCGCACCGCCGAGGTCGGCGTCCCCGCCATATCCCCCGGCGACGGACCGGCCGCCCCGCTCCCGCCGCGCTCACCCGTGCCGCGGCTGGGGGCGCTGGCCACCGTCGTCATCATCGGCTCGGTGATGATCGTGCTGGACACCACCGTCGTCGCCATCGCCTACCCCACCCTGGCGCGGGAGTTCGGGGCCGCGATCACCACCGTGCAGTGGGTCTCCTCCGGTTACACCCTGGCGCTGGCCGCCGTCATCCCCACCGCCGGGTGGGCGATGGGCCGGTTCGGCAGCCGGCGCGTCTACCTCACCGCCATCGCCGCCTTCACGGTCGGCTCCGCGCTGGCGGGCCTGGCCTGGAACATGGAGTCGCTGATCGCCTTCCGCGTCCTGCAAGGGCTGGCCGGCGGCCTGGTGTCCCCGGTCGGCATGGCCGTCATGCTCCAGGCGGCGGCCCGGCGCGGCAGCGACAACGGCAAGGTGATGAGCCTGCTGGGCATCCCCATCCTCATCGGCCCGCTCACCGGCCCGGTGCTGGGCGGACTGCTCATCGACTCCGTCTCCTGGCGCTGGATGTTCCTCATCAACGTGCCGGTCGGGGCGCTCGCCGTGCTGCTGGCGGTACGGCTGCTGCCGCGCGACGCGCCCCGCTCGGGGCAACGCCTGGACCTGCCCGGGCTGCTGATGCTCTCGCCCGGTCTGGGCGCGTTCATTTACGGGCTGACCCGGGGCGCGGAGGGCGAGTCCGGCATGACCTCGGCGCACTCGCTCGTGCCCACCGCCGCCGGCCTGGTGCTGATCACGGCCTTCGCGGTACGCGCCCTGCGCACGAGCTCGCCCCTGGTACGGCTGCGACTGCTGGGGGAACGCCGGCTCGCCGTGGGGGTGGCGACCGTGTTCCTGTTCGCCACCGGCTACTTCGGCTCGATGGTGCTGGCGCCGATCTACTTCCAGTCGGTACGGGAGGCGTCCGTGCTGACCGCCGGACTGATGGGCGCTCCACTGGCGCTCGCGTCGGGAACGGTGATGCAGTTCGCGACCCGGCTGACCGACCGGGTGGCGCCCCGCTCCATCGTGGTGCCGGGCGTGCTGCTGGGCGCCGCCGGGTTCGCCGGGTTCGCGCTCCAGGCGCAGGCGGACACCCCGTACTGGCGGCTGATGATCGCGCTGATCGTGATCGGCGCGGGGGGCGGCATGACCCTGATGCCGAGCATCGCCGCCGCCACCCGGGGGCTGTCCCCCGACCAGGCCCCGGCGGCGTCCACGCTGATCGCGATCTTCTCCCAGATCGCCGCCTCCGTGGGCGCGGCGGCGGTGTCCCTGCTGATGGCGCGGCGCCTGACCGAGCCGTTCACGCGGGCCGATCCGGAGACGATGACGCAGGCCGTCCGGCACGCGTACCTGTGGCCCGTGGCGGCGGTGCTGCTGGCGCTGATCCCGGCCCTGCTGTCCTCTCGCCGGCCACCGGAACGGACCGGTTGA
- a CDS encoding NADPH-dependent FMN reductase, translated as MSPIPRRPLRLAVIVGSVREGRMGPTIARWFAEHAARRTDMTVDVIDLAEHPLPLDMAGGTPGTDALATRLAAADLFTVVTPEYNHSFPAGLKNAIDLHNKEWHAKPVGFVSYGGVSGGLRAVEQLRQVFAELHAVSVRDTVSFHGVWGSFDGTGRPVDPEGCGGAATTMLDQLAWWGRALSDARAVQPYGAR; from the coding sequence ATGTCACCGATCCCCCGCCGCCCGCTCCGCCTCGCCGTCATCGTCGGCAGCGTGCGCGAGGGCCGCATGGGCCCGACCATCGCCCGCTGGTTCGCCGAACACGCCGCGCGCCGCACCGACATGACCGTCGACGTCATCGACCTCGCCGAGCACCCGCTGCCGCTGGACATGGCCGGCGGCACCCCAGGCACCGACGCCCTCGCCACCCGCCTGGCCGCGGCGGACCTCTTCACCGTCGTCACCCCCGAGTACAACCACAGCTTCCCGGCCGGCCTCAAGAACGCCATCGACCTGCACAACAAGGAGTGGCACGCCAAACCGGTCGGCTTCGTCTCCTACGGCGGCGTCTCCGGCGGCCTGCGCGCCGTCGAGCAACTGCGGCAGGTCTTCGCCGAACTGCACGCCGTCTCCGTCCGCGACACCGTCAGCTTCCACGGGGTGTGGGGCAGTTTCGACGGCACCGGCCGCCCCGTGGACCCCGAGGGCTGCGGCGGCGCCGCCACGACGATGCTGGACCAACTCGCCTGGTGGGGCCGGGCGCTGAGCGACGCCCGCGCCGTACAGCCGTACGGAGCCCGCTGA